Proteins encoded by one window of Nostoc sp. PCC 7120 = FACHB-418:
- a CDS encoding SF1B family DNA helicase RecD2, whose product MSTLPTAQQSSVQPHYETITGVVERLTFHSEESGYTVARLTRSRSTDLTTIVGSFANIQPGQTLQLTGFWKDHPQYGPQFNVTNYHETKPATLTGIEKYLGSGLIKGVGPVTARRIVAHFGLETLDIIENQIDRLIEVQGIAKKRIKLIKNAWETQKAIKEVMVFLQTHGVSTTYAVKIYKQYQDQAIATVTANPYQLATDIYGIGFLTADKIARNLGVPTSSEFRYSAGIIHALSEAAEDGHCYLPQPELIEKVIKLLTTDDHQPTEDAIADIIKDMSTKEELIREFVRDSYGEKLLLCYKPSFFHTEQNLAQLISRRLRQQVKQDIPRVRTWLDRFMSSRKIELSPQQQKAVEMAAYSPVMVLTGGPGVGKTFTTHTIVSLWKAMSKSIALAAPTGRAAQRLSEMTGLEAKTIHRLLEFDPKTMGFKRDNENPLPFSAIIADEASMLDLFLAHSLVKAVAQGAQLLLVGDIDQLPSVGPGKVLADLITSLQVPVVKLTQVFRQAQQSAIVTAAHQINQGDYPNIEPISDNPQSDCLWHGGGHSPEHGVQAICELVGEFIPRLGFNPSTDVQVLSPMSRGLVGTRNLNAVLQQLINPPAQGKVEINRGGMVLREGDRVIQQMNDYDREVFNGDLGTILSIDTEEQEVTVEYGGRAVVYDYADLNEITLAFSISVHKSQGGEFPVVIFPLFMQHYVMLSRNLFYTGLTRARKLAIVVGSKKAIALAVRTTDDQQRYTRLWQRLLQSMG is encoded by the coding sequence ATGTCCACTCTACCCACAGCACAACAATCATCAGTACAACCCCACTACGAAACCATCACCGGAGTAGTCGAGCGCCTGACTTTCCACTCAGAGGAGTCAGGCTACACAGTCGCACGCCTAACCCGCTCCCGCAGTACCGACCTGACCACCATCGTCGGCAGCTTCGCTAACATCCAACCAGGGCAAACGCTTCAGCTAACTGGTTTCTGGAAGGATCACCCCCAGTACGGGCCACAGTTTAATGTCACTAACTACCACGAAACCAAACCTGCAACCCTCACAGGGATTGAGAAATACCTGGGCAGTGGACTAATCAAAGGAGTCGGGCCTGTCACAGCAAGACGCATTGTTGCACATTTCGGTTTAGAAACCCTCGACATCATTGAAAACCAAATTGACCGCCTCATCGAAGTACAAGGTATCGCCAAGAAGCGCATCAAGCTAATCAAGAATGCCTGGGAGACGCAAAAAGCCATCAAAGAGGTGATGGTGTTCTTGCAAACCCACGGCGTATCGACTACCTATGCAGTCAAAATTTACAAGCAATATCAGGATCAGGCGATCGCCACCGTCACCGCGAACCCGTACCAGCTTGCCACCGACATCTACGGTATCGGCTTTCTCACAGCCGACAAGATTGCGAGAAACCTGGGCGTACCAACAAGCTCAGAGTTTCGATACAGTGCTGGAATCATCCACGCATTGAGTGAAGCTGCTGAGGATGGTCACTGTTATCTCCCCCAGCCGGAACTAATCGAAAAAGTTATCAAACTACTAACAACAGATGACCACCAGCCAACAGAGGATGCGATCGCGGACATCATCAAAGATATGTCAACCAAGGAAGAACTGATCAGGGAATTTGTCAGGGACAGCTACGGAGAAAAATTATTACTCTGTTATAAGCCGAGCTTCTTCCACACAGAACAAAACTTAGCACAGTTGATATCTCGACGGTTACGCCAACAAGTCAAACAAGACATCCCCCGTGTCCGTACATGGCTAGATCGCTTTATGTCCAGCCGCAAGATTGAGCTATCACCCCAACAGCAGAAAGCAGTGGAGATGGCAGCGTACTCACCCGTAATGGTTCTGACTGGTGGCCCTGGCGTGGGCAAAACTTTCACGACACACACGATTGTCTCATTGTGGAAAGCGATGAGCAAAAGCATCGCCTTGGCTGCACCAACTGGGAGAGCCGCACAACGATTATCGGAAATGACAGGACTTGAAGCGAAAACCATTCACCGCTTGCTGGAGTTTGACCCTAAAACTATGGGATTTAAGCGGGATAACGAAAATCCCTTACCCTTCAGTGCCATTATTGCTGATGAAGCTTCGATGCTGGATCTGTTTCTGGCACATTCCCTAGTGAAAGCAGTAGCACAAGGAGCGCAACTATTACTGGTGGGAGACATCGACCAATTACCCTCAGTTGGCCCTGGTAAAGTGTTAGCAGATTTGATTACCTCGCTGCAAGTCCCGGTGGTCAAGCTAACGCAAGTATTTCGCCAAGCCCAGCAAAGTGCGATTGTCACGGCAGCGCATCAAATCAACCAGGGTGACTATCCAAATATAGAACCAATCTCAGATAATCCGCAGTCGGACTGCTTGTGGCATGGTGGTGGCCACAGTCCTGAACACGGAGTCCAAGCAATCTGCGAATTGGTAGGCGAGTTTATCCCCCGGCTGGGCTTCAATCCCTCGACTGATGTGCAGGTGCTATCCCCGATGTCGCGGGGGTTAGTCGGGACGCGAAATCTTAATGCTGTTTTACAGCAGCTGATCAATCCGCCTGCACAGGGGAAAGTCGAGATTAACCGGGGTGGGATGGTTTTGCGGGAGGGCGATCGCGTAATTCAACAAATGAATGACTATGACCGTGAGGTGTTCAATGGAGATTTGGGGACTATTCTGAGTATCGACACGGAGGAACAAGAGGTTACGGTTGAGTATGGTGGTCGGGCTGTGGTTTATGATTATGCTGATTTGAACGAGATAACGCTGGCATTTAGTATCTCTGTGCATAAAAGCCAGGGCGGAGAGTTTCCGGTGGTGATATTTCCACTTTTCATGCAACACTATGTCATGCTTTCGCGGAATTTGTTTTACACTGGTTTAACTCGCGCAAGGAAGTTGGCGATTGTGGTTGGCTCTAAGAAGGCGATCGCTCTGGCTGTGCGAACTACAGATGACCAGCAGAGGTACACGCGGTTGTGGCAGAGGTTGTTACAGTCGATGGGATGA
- a CDS encoding filamentous hemagglutinin N-terminal domain-containing protein, whose amino-acid sequence MINQFYFQWWWRLGLFLGLTCTTNLKALAQVTADQTLGTQVTDIGLYSVIQGGTTVGNTNLFHSFGSFNIPNGGAAIFLNDPNLTNIFARVTGGTPSDIQGLIYAQGTTNLFLMNPNGIIFGRNAQLNVGGSFVATTANAIQFPGGAEFSLTSSVPSGNTLLSVNPTAFLFNQIANQGANSIENRGSLQVSDNKSLILLGGNVAPTPDASGQILMDGGIIEALGGRVEIGGLTAPGSVGLQVNDDNLSLAFPNGVARTDISLINNSNVATFVLGTEGDDIVFHAHNFNLLNFSSLQTFLISNQGNPETKTSDISINATGIVTIAESSFIGNVSLGLGNSGNINIVGQSLKLINSGWLIINSQQGNSGIINVIVDDTIALSGKNADFPSSLIFSDGGINIQARNLSLADGSFINSVSIRNLLLADGVLTNPNNLFVGNSGEIKIQATDYISLNESSITARTIGEGNAGNLSIITNRLSLDNNSSITSDTSGEGNAGNLSIITNRLNLDNNSIITSGSSGSGNGSNLNINARDIFLNQSYISTTSLMGLGISNVGNAGNINIQTERITITNRGSISSSSGEPAPGQIIGSGGNINVTATDFIEIDPKGLINAKDATTGFVARTGSSSRAGDITLNTKNLIVRDGGQITVDASNNLGGQAGNITINASDSVELISSNLNQGSLISTSVFAVNDNVVAVGKGGELTINTGKLLLIKGVISSGTDGQGNAGNIFIFSNDEVVIDNGWIDSNVGSSGVGNGGDINIQTPKLTLINGGRISSSVFGALEDLPAVQGKGGRIRINATNAVNISGLNADGITSAILTETQKGAFGQGGDIIVNTDYFRLADKATISSATGNSSNAGNVTINARVVEVLNGGVLVTGTMSSGKAGDITINATDNITIFSNTGLTALLAGTTSSGGGGNISLFTTDFNLSATNSNLPYPIAVATSSLGEGVAGDINIVATGNFNANNGLVSASSEQSGGGHININARNIRLRNNSDIRTDLSGGNGKGGDISLTADIIIALEDSDILAFAPEGQGGDIRFNTRAVFSDSLYSPRQTTSDRNSLQSLSNNNRSDINATGTVSGNIIGVPDISFIQNGLTELENNPIDTNALIANSCIARSPKQEGTFIITGTGSLPHRPGEAAASSYPTGDVQSVTNNSAASSWKKGELIVEPQGVYRLANGDLVMSRECL is encoded by the coding sequence ATGATTAATCAATTTTATTTCCAGTGGTGGTGGCGCTTAGGACTATTCCTGGGCTTAACTTGCACAACAAACCTCAAAGCCTTGGCGCAAGTCACAGCCGACCAAACACTAGGAACACAAGTTACAGATATTGGTTTATATTCTGTAATTCAAGGTGGTACAACAGTTGGCAATACCAACCTATTCCATAGTTTTGGTAGTTTCAACATTCCTAACGGTGGTGCAGCAATTTTTTTAAATGACCCCAATCTGACTAATATCTTTGCACGAGTAACTGGTGGTACACCTTCTGATATTCAAGGATTGATTTACGCTCAAGGTACTACTAATTTATTTTTAATGAATCCAAATGGCATTATTTTTGGAAGAAACGCTCAATTAAATGTTGGGGGTTCTTTTGTAGCGACTACAGCCAATGCAATTCAATTTCCTGGTGGTGCTGAGTTTTCTTTAACTTCATCAGTACCATCAGGTAATACCTTGTTGAGTGTCAATCCTACAGCATTTTTATTTAATCAAATTGCTAATCAAGGCGCAAACTCAATTGAAAACCGTGGTTCTTTACAAGTTTCCGATAATAAAAGTTTAATACTACTTGGAGGTAATGTTGCACCTACACCTGACGCTAGTGGGCAAATTTTGATGGATGGTGGAATCATTGAAGCATTAGGTGGTAGGGTCGAAATTGGTGGATTAACTGCACCTGGCAGCGTCGGGCTTCAGGTTAATGATGATAATTTGAGCTTGGCATTTCCTAATGGTGTGGCTAGAACAGATATTTCATTAATTAATAATTCTAATGTTGCTACTTTTGTTCTCGGTACGGAAGGTGATGATATTGTATTTCATGCTCATAACTTCAATTTATTAAATTTTAGCAGTTTGCAAACATTTTTAATTTCTAATCAAGGTAATCCTGAGACTAAAACTAGTGATATTTCTATTAATGCTACTGGAATAGTTACTATTGCCGAAAGTAGTTTTATTGGCAATGTTTCTTTAGGCTTGGGGAATAGTGGAAATATCAATATTGTTGGTCAATCACTAAAACTTATTAACAGTGGTTGGCTAATTATAAATAGCCAACAAGGTAATTCAGGAATTATTAATGTTATAGTTGATGATACAATTGCTCTTTCTGGAAAAAATGCAGATTTTCCGAGCAGTTTGATTTTCAGCGATGGTGGCATTAATATTCAAGCGCGCAATCTGTCACTCGCAGATGGTTCTTTCATAAATAGTGTCAGCATACGAAATTTGTTACTTGCAGATGGTGTTTTGACAAATCCTAATAATTTATTTGTAGGTAATTCTGGAGAAATTAAGATTCAAGCTACCGATTACATTAGTTTAAATGAATCAAGTATTACTGCAAGGACTATTGGAGAAGGTAATGCAGGTAATTTATCTATTATTACCAACCGCTTGAGTCTTGATAACAATTCTTCTATAACCTCAGATACTTCTGGAGAAGGTAATGCAGGTAATTTATCTATTATTACCAACCGCTTGAATCTTGATAATAATTCTATTATAACATCTGGTAGTTCTGGTAGTGGAAATGGCTCTAATCTAAATATTAATGCGCGCGACATTTTTCTAAATCAATCTTATATCTCCACAACTTCACTAATGGGGCTAGGTATTTCTAATGTAGGGAATGCTGGAAATATCAATATTCAAACTGAACGAATTACTATAACAAATAGAGGAAGTATTTCTTCTAGCTCTGGAGAACCAGCACCAGGACAAATCATTGGTTCTGGTGGCAATATTAATGTTACAGCTACTGATTTCATTGAAATAGATCCAAAAGGTTTGATAAATGCAAAAGATGCAACAACTGGTTTTGTAGCCAGAACGGGTAGTAGCAGTCGTGCTGGCGATATAACACTGAATACCAAAAATCTGATTGTGAGAGATGGCGGTCAAATTACAGTAGATGCCAGTAATAATTTAGGAGGACAAGCTGGTAATATTACTATCAATGCCTCGGATTCGGTTGAATTAATTAGTTCAAATCTGAATCAAGGCAGTTTAATCTCCACAAGCGTTTTCGCTGTTAATGATAATGTCGTTGCTGTGGGTAAAGGTGGTGAATTAACAATAAATACAGGAAAGTTATTGCTAATAAAGGGGGTTATATCATCGGGAACTGATGGTCAAGGTAATGCAGGTAATATCTTTATTTTTAGCAATGATGAGGTGGTAATTGATAACGGTTGGATCGATAGTAATGTGGGATCTAGTGGAGTTGGAAATGGTGGAGATATTAATATTCAGACACCAAAGCTGACTTTGATTAATGGCGGTCGCATAAGTAGTTCCGTTTTCGGAGCCTTGGAAGACTTACCTGCTGTACAAGGTAAAGGTGGACGTATTCGCATTAATGCTACAAATGCAGTAAACATCTCAGGACTTAATGCTGATGGTATTACAAGTGCAATATTAACTGAAACTCAAAAGGGAGCATTTGGTCAGGGAGGCGATATCATAGTCAACACAGATTACTTCCGTCTAGCAGACAAAGCTACGATATCATCAGCGACAGGCAATTCTAGTAATGCAGGTAATGTTACTATCAATGCCCGTGTGGTTGAGGTATTAAATGGGGGAGTTTTAGTGACAGGAACTATGAGCAGTGGTAAAGCGGGTGATATTACGATTAATGCTACAGATAACATTACTATTTTTAGCAACACTGGCTTAACTGCTTTGTTAGCAGGTACTACTTCTAGTGGAGGTGGTGGGAATATATCCTTATTTACAACAGACTTTAATTTATCCGCCACTAACTCTAATCTTCCTTATCCCATCGCGGTTGCCACAAGCAGTCTGGGAGAAGGTGTTGCAGGGGATATCAATATTGTAGCCACAGGTAATTTTAATGCGAATAATGGTTTAGTAAGTGCCAGCTCCGAACAATCCGGTGGAGGTCATATTAACATCAATGCTAGAAACATCCGCTTGCGGAATAACAGCGATATCCGTACTGATTTATCAGGTGGTAATGGTAAAGGCGGTGATATTTCCCTCACAGCAGATATCATCATCGCTTTAGAAGATAGCGATATTCTCGCCTTTGCACCAGAGGGGCAAGGCGGCGATATTAGATTTAACACTCGTGCTGTGTTTAGTGATTCTCTCTATAGCCCTAGACAAACAACATCTGATAGAAATAGCCTCCAGTCATTGAGTAATAATAATCGCTCAGACATTAATGCCACTGGTACAGTCTCAGGTAATATTATCGGTGTGCCTGATATAAGTTTTATCCAAAACGGCCTGACAGAATTAGAAAACAATCCCATTGATACTAACGCCCTAATTGCTAATAGTTGCATTGCTCGCAGCCCTAAGCAAGAAGGCACTTTTATTATTACCGGCACTGGTAGTTTACCTCATCGTCCTGGTGAGGCGGCGGCTTCTAGTTATCCTACAGGTGATGTGCAGAGTGTGACTAATAACAGTGCAGCGAGTTCATGGAAAAAAGGCGAGCTGATTGTGGAACCTCAAGGGGTGTATCGGCTAGCCAATGGAGATTTAGTAATGAGTCGTGAATGTCTCTGA